From the Sporocytophaga myxococcoides DSM 11118 genome, one window contains:
- a CDS encoding PAS domain-containing sensor histidine kinase produces the protein MYLELQPKLSLEHLFGVFHQDSAMISILRGKDHIYEYVNVAYQNLVMERELLGYPFREVFPELAEQGFIEILDYVYTTGNAFSTNGMPAQINNEERFFDLLHYPIKLSDNQIYGIYVQAKDVTKKMLNKRRLRESEENWRKLANYVPSFTWKANTEGEIIFVSEKWRAYSGLGNAELTDDEYFQCIHPMDRFHAKIKWGEAIKNRSFLENEIRCQRFDGTYRWFLMRAEPMVDQSGRVSSWFGSLIDIDERKAAEVEKQKSEAKEKQLFISSEIQRQMLENLFNLIPAMICTFKGPDHKLEFINPAVEKFFGHRQLLGKSAKDALPEVLEQGLIRHLDKIFKTGKSFVGKEIPYAFAKDYSLEPEIFYFNCSFYAMYDEMKNINGILVFACDATEHVKTREMLALKNEHLVRINNDLDNFIYTASHDLRAPVFNLEGLINSLKISLSDEVKKNDEFNSIMKYVSTSIDRFKNTLQELSDISKVQNDIEEVIDYTYLEEVMEEIRFLYRDVIKASEASIEIHWDLKASFSFSRKNFRSIIINLVSNALKYRKPNQKTVIVLTGQKNKNYLLLSVKDNGLGIPKVHLGKVFTMFKRFHDHVEGTGVGLYIVKRMMENSNGKIEVESIEGEGANFKLYFKLINQIDLF, from the coding sequence ATGTATTTAGAGCTTCAGCCTAAATTATCACTTGAACATTTATTTGGAGTGTTTCATCAAGACTCTGCTATGATTTCTATCTTGAGGGGAAAAGATCACATATATGAGTATGTTAATGTCGCATATCAGAATTTGGTGATGGAAAGGGAATTACTAGGTTATCCGTTTAGAGAAGTCTTTCCTGAACTTGCAGAGCAGGGGTTTATAGAAATTCTTGACTATGTATATACAACCGGTAATGCATTCAGTACTAATGGAATGCCTGCACAGATTAATAATGAGGAGCGCTTTTTTGATCTCCTTCATTATCCCATAAAGCTTTCAGATAACCAAATCTATGGTATATATGTGCAGGCAAAAGATGTTACTAAAAAGATGCTGAATAAACGCAGGTTAAGAGAAAGTGAGGAGAACTGGCGTAAGCTTGCCAATTACGTTCCATCCTTTACCTGGAAAGCAAATACTGAAGGAGAGATAATTTTTGTATCTGAAAAATGGAGAGCGTATTCAGGGCTTGGTAACGCAGAATTAACGGATGATGAATATTTTCAATGCATTCATCCTATGGATAGATTTCATGCAAAAATCAAATGGGGGGAAGCTATAAAAAATAGAAGTTTTTTAGAAAATGAAATCCGTTGTCAGCGATTTGACGGGACCTACAGGTGGTTTTTGATGCGGGCTGAGCCTATGGTGGACCAGTCAGGAAGAGTAAGCTCTTGGTTTGGTTCACTCATTGATATAGATGAAAGAAAGGCGGCGGAAGTTGAAAAACAAAAGTCCGAAGCTAAAGAAAAACAATTGTTTATATCTTCAGAAATTCAAAGGCAAATGCTTGAGAATTTGTTTAATCTGATTCCCGCAATGATATGTACATTTAAAGGTCCTGATCATAAGCTCGAATTTATTAATCCTGCTGTTGAAAAATTTTTTGGCCACAGACAACTCCTTGGAAAATCGGCAAAAGATGCTTTGCCAGAAGTATTGGAACAAGGATTAATAAGACATTTAGATAAAATATTTAAAACAGGTAAATCCTTTGTAGGTAAAGAAATTCCTTATGCTTTTGCCAAAGACTACAGTCTTGAACCTGAAATTTTTTATTTCAATTGTTCCTTTTATGCAATGTACGATGAAATGAAGAACATCAATGGAATCCTTGTATTTGCCTGTGATGCAACAGAGCATGTGAAAACAAGAGAGATGCTGGCACTTAAAAATGAACATCTTGTCAGAATTAACAATGACCTTGATAACTTTATATATACAGCTTCTCACGACCTAAGAGCACCTGTGTTTAATCTTGAAGGACTGATAAATTCTCTAAAAATTTCTTTAAGTGATGAAGTAAAAAAAAATGATGAGTTTAATTCCATAATGAAATATGTATCAACCTCTATAGATCGATTTAAAAATACTCTGCAGGAGCTCTCTGATATCAGCAAAGTTCAAAATGACATTGAGGAGGTTATTGATTATACATATCTAGAAGAGGTGATGGAGGAAATCAGATTTCTTTACAGAGATGTTATCAAAGCTTCTGAAGCCAGTATAGAAATTCATTGGGATCTTAAAGCTAGTTTCTCTTTTTCGAGGAAAAATTTCAGAAGCATAATAATCAATCTCGTAAGCAATGCTTTAAAATATAGAAAGCCAAATCAAAAAACGGTGATAGTTTTAACTGGCCAAAAAAATAAAAATTATCTTTTACTTTCAGTAAAAGATAATGGTCTGGGTATCCCCAAAGTGCACCTGGGTAAGGTTTTTACTATGTTTAAAAGATTCCATGACCATGTAGAGGGAACAGGGGTAGGTCTTTATATTGTAAAAAGAATGATGGAAAATTCCAATGGTAAAATAGAAGTAGAGAGTATTGAAGGAGAGGGAGCTAATTTTAAGTTATATTTTAAACTGATAAATCAAATAGATTTGTTTTGA
- a CDS encoding DUF4494 domain-containing protein: MATWFECKFKYNREDQNGGFTTVTEVYLIDAVSFTDAEARVYDEIGSNFREFVLLTVSKYRVHELVINEEGLTWYKCKVAITSLDEKAGKEKKLKQMILVNGNNVREAYDRVEDLFSDSTSDYQILEIITTNIVEILPYHEPEPNLKPLGQALAEAEARTETEANEEIEANSEIEVSAETEASEEIEASAEIETEASAAAE, from the coding sequence ATGGCAACCTGGTTTGAGTGTAAATTCAAGTACAATAGAGAAGATCAGAACGGAGGTTTTACTACTGTTACTGAAGTATATTTAATTGATGCAGTAAGCTTCACCGATGCTGAAGCGAGGGTGTATGACGAAATAGGATCTAACTTCAGAGAATTTGTTCTGCTTACTGTAAGCAAATATCGTGTGCATGAACTGGTGATCAATGAGGAAGGACTTACCTGGTATAAGTGTAAAGTGGCTATCACATCTCTTGATGAAAAAGCAGGTAAGGAGAAGAAGTTAAAACAAATGATTCTGGTAAACGGAAATAATGTAAGAGAAGCGTACGACCGTGTAGAAGATCTTTTTTCAGACTCTACTTCAGATTATCAGATACTTGAAATTATCACTACGAATATTGTAGAAATTCTTCCATATCATGAGCCTGAACCTAACTTAAAACCGTTAGGACAAGCGTTGGCCGAAGCAGAAGCAAGGACAGAAACAGAAGCGAATGAAGAAATTGAAGCCAATTCTGAAATCGAAGTAAGCGCTGAAACAGAAGCAAGTGAAGAAATAGAAGCAAGTGCTGAAATAGAAACAGAAGCATCAGCCGCTGCAGAGTAA